The Yersinia entomophaga nucleotide sequence CGGGCAGTTTTTGATAACAAATATCCGCGCAATCAATCATCTGTTAACCCCCAGTGACAGGCTAGAAATAAAGCTACTTCACGAGTGAAACAGCAAATGGTTTTGGGCTATCAAACTCCCACCGCCTGATTTCTTAACCATAAAAATTGACCGTTATCGGATTGACCTTATTTTCTGCTCCCTATGCTAACCCTTACTCCTATCAGCCTGATCCGCAATACATAACCTGCACGGAGAGATAGTATCCATTGCAAAAATATGGTTATTATGTTGCGGAGTATTTATCACCGAAACCACTTGGTTAGCCACGAATTGATATTCCAAACAAATTTTTCAGGTGATTACACTGTGCTCAACGATTCAGCAAAAATTTAATGTTGCTTTTATGTGAACGAATTAACAACCAGTTCAGATCCTGATATGCTGGCTGCGCAGAACCGGGCACTTACCCTACAACTTTAGGCATCGATTTCGGTGACCGGAGAGAACGGTTAGCCAGGCAAAATAAATGATAATGAAAGCGAGGAGAATGTCGTGCTAGAAGAATACCGTAAGCACGTAGCCGAGCGTGCCGCTGAGGGGATCGTCCCGAAGCCATTGGATGCATCTCAAATGGCCGCGCTGGTTGAAGCATTAAAGAATCCGCCTGTGGGCGAGCAAGAATTCCTGTTAGACCTGCTGATTAACCGCGTTCCACCCGGCGTTGATGAAGCAGCCTACGTAAAGGCCGGTTTCCTGGCCGCCATCGCCAAAGGCGACGCAACCTCTCCACTGATTACTCCTGAAAAAGCCGTCGAGTTGCTCGGTACTATGCAGGGCGGATATAATATCCATCCTCTGATTGATGCACTGGATAACGAAAAGCTGGCACCTATCGCCGCTAAAGCCTTATCTCACACGTTGCTGATGTTCGATAACTTCTATGACGTGGAAGAAAAAGCCAAATCCGGCAACCCGCATGCCAAACAAATCATGCAGTCCTGGGCCGATGCGGAATGGTATCTGTCTCGCCCGGCGCTGGCGGATAAAATCACCGTGACGGTGTTTAAAGTGACCGGTGAAACCAACACCGATGATTTGTCTCCGGCACCTGATGCCTGGTCGCGCCCGGATATTCCGTTGCACGCACTGGCTATGCTGAAAAATGCTCGCGAAGGCATTTATCCCGATCAGCCGGGCAGCGTTGGCCCGATTAAACAAATCGAAGAACTGAATAAGAAAGGTTTTCCGCTGGCTTACGTCGGTGACGTTGTGGGTACCGGTTCTTCCCGTAAATCTGCCACGAACTCAGTGCTGTGGTTTATGGGGGACGACATTCCTTATGTGCCGAATAAGCGCGGTGGCGGTGTGGTTTTGGGCAGCAAAATTGCGCCTATCTTCTTTAACACGATGGAAGATGCCGGGGCATTACCGATTGAAGTTGACGTTGCCAAGCTGAATATGGGCGATGTGATTGATATCTTCCCGTATTTGGGTGAGGTACGTCGGCACGATACCGGTGAAGTGCTGGCGACATTTGAACTGAAAACCGATGTTTTGCTGGATGAAGTTCGCGCCGGTGGTCGTATTCCGCTGATCGTCGGCCGAGGTTTGACCACTAAGGCTCGCGAAGCCTTAGGTTTGCCACCGAGCGAAATTTTCCGTCAGGCCAAGCCGGTTGCCAAAAGCAATAAAGGCTTTTCTCTGGCTCAGAAAATGGTCGGTCGCGCCTGTGGCGTTGATGGTGTGCGCCCGGGTGAATACTGCGAACCTAAAATGACCTCCGTGGGATCTCAGGATACCACTGGGCCTATGACGCGTGATGAGCTGAAAGATCTGGCGTGTCTGGGTTTCTCCGCTGATTTGGTGATGCAGTCATTCTGTCATACCGCCGCTTATCCTAAGCCGGTTGATGTGACCACTCACCATACGTTGCCTGATTTCATCATGAACCGCGGTGGGGTTTCCCTGCGTCCCGGTGACGGTATCATTCACTCATGGCTGAACCGTATGCTGTTGCCGGATACCGTCGGCACCGGCGGTGACTCCCATACTCGTTTCCCTATCGGGATTTCCTTCCCGGCAGGTTCGGGTCTGGTGGCGTTTGCTGCTGCGACTGGCGTTATGCCGCTGGATATGCCGGAATCGGTTCTGGTGCGCTTTAAAGGCAAAATGCAGCCGGGTATCACTCTGCGTGATTTGGTACATGCCATTCCTTATTACGCCATTCAGGAAGGCTTGCTGACCGTTGAG carries:
- the acnB gene encoding bifunctional aconitate hydratase 2/2-methylisocitrate dehydratase, coding for MLEEYRKHVAERAAEGIVPKPLDASQMAALVEALKNPPVGEQEFLLDLLINRVPPGVDEAAYVKAGFLAAIAKGDATSPLITPEKAVELLGTMQGGYNIHPLIDALDNEKLAPIAAKALSHTLLMFDNFYDVEEKAKSGNPHAKQIMQSWADAEWYLSRPALADKITVTVFKVTGETNTDDLSPAPDAWSRPDIPLHALAMLKNAREGIYPDQPGSVGPIKQIEELNKKGFPLAYVGDVVGTGSSRKSATNSVLWFMGDDIPYVPNKRGGGVVLGSKIAPIFFNTMEDAGALPIEVDVAKLNMGDVIDIFPYLGEVRRHDTGEVLATFELKTDVLLDEVRAGGRIPLIVGRGLTTKAREALGLPPSEIFRQAKPVAKSNKGFSLAQKMVGRACGVDGVRPGEYCEPKMTSVGSQDTTGPMTRDELKDLACLGFSADLVMQSFCHTAAYPKPVDVTTHHTLPDFIMNRGGVSLRPGDGIIHSWLNRMLLPDTVGTGGDSHTRFPIGISFPAGSGLVAFAAATGVMPLDMPESVLVRFKGKMQPGITLRDLVHAIPYYAIQEGLLTVEKKGKKNIFSGRILEIEGLPELKVEQAFELADASAERSAAGCTIKLDKAPIEEYLKSNVVLLKWMIAEGYGDRRTLERRITGMENWLANPSLLEGDADAEYAAVIEIDLAEITQPILCAPNDPDDARLLSDVANSKIDEVFIGSCMTNIGHFRAAGKLLDQHKGQLPTRLWVAPPTKMDAAQLTEEGYYSIFGKSGARVEIPGCSLCMGNQARVADGATVVSTSTRNFPNRLGTGADVYLASAELAAIAALLGRLPTPDEYQTYMAQVDKTAVDTYRYLNFDKLNEYTEKADGVIFQTAL